From the genome of Salvelinus fontinalis isolate EN_2023a unplaced genomic scaffold, ASM2944872v1 scaffold_0344, whole genome shotgun sequence, one region includes:
- the LOC129845720 gene encoding equistatin-like, whose translation MAILTIILLVSTAFALGDATIRPKTPCERARDAATHGPIGAYIPTCDAAGQYTPKQCWGSAGYCWCVTSTGQKIQGTETPPGTAPINC comes from the exons ATGGCGATATTGACCATCATTCTGCTTGTCAGCACAGCTTTTGCTCTGGGAG ATGCTACGATACGACCCAAGACCCCATGTGAGCGTGCTAGAGATGCCGCGACACATGGCCCAATTGGAGCCTACATCCCAACGTGTGACGCCGCAGGACAATACACCCCTAAGCAATGTTGGGGCTCTGCAG GTTACTGTTGGTGTGTGACCAGTACCGGACAGAAGATCCAGGGTACTGAGACTCCACCAGGCACTGCTCCAATCAACTGCTAG
- the LOC129845719 gene encoding equistatin-like yields MAILTIILLVSTAFALGDATIRPKTPCERARDAATHGPIGAYIPTCDAAGQYTPKQCWGSAGYCWCVTSTGQKIQGTETPPGTAPINCSTKVKGVGMKMLERRR; encoded by the exons ATGGCGATATTGACCATCATTCTGCTTGTCAGCACAGCTTTTGCTCTGGGAG ATGCTACGATACGACCCAAGACCCCATGTGAGCGTGCTAGAGATGCCGCGACACATGGCCCAATTGGAGCCTACATCCCAACGTGTGACGCCGCAGGACAATACACCCCTAAGCAATGTTGGGGCTCTGCAG GTTACTGTTGGTGTGTGACCAGTACCGGACAGAAGATCCAGGGTACTGAGACTCCACCAGGCACTGCTCCAATCAACTGTTCCACCAAG GTGAAAGGCGTTGGAATGAAGATGTTGGAAAGAAGACGTTGA